acttTTTGACATTGCATTTTGGTCCTGACTTCCTGTAATGGGCTACCCCTAAGTAATGTGCAAGAACCAGTTTGTATTCACCTGCAAGTTCTGTTCTTTGATGGTCTTGATGATGCGTATTCTTTGGTTACATTTTCTACTCTGATGTTGTCTGCTGTCCGTTACAACGCAAAATACAATATTTTGAGTAGACATAGAAGCTGTTGAAAGAGGAACGGGTTATGAAACCAAATAGGGAGATCAATCTCTTTATACCGTACCGAAACTTTACAATTCACATGGAAAATTAAAGTATTTCGGATGGAACACACAAGAACATAAAATAGTTTTGCGTAGAATTGAATTTCCGAAGTTGGATGAATTTAAAGGTTCATCTCGATTGCATGCGCTTGTGGCCTCTACCTCTTTCGGCATGTATTCTTTCGTGAGAATGAGAAGCTAAAACCCTGCAAGACTGGTAGGCTCTACTCATGATATCAAACACTTGACCCAAGCTTAGTTGTTGGTTGCTGGATACATCTGTGCACATTAGCCCTAGCCCTATTGCCTGTTCAGCTTGATCAAAAGTATTTTGTGTCAGTTCCAATTTCTGGTCTATCACCTTCTGCAAATTCCCAGGATAATGCATTCTGATATACTCGAGAAACCCAGCCTCGCCTGTCTCGAAGTCTTCCTGCGGCCGCCTGTTTATGAGCATCTCTAGTAGAAGCACTCCTAACTTGTACATCTCTGaaccaaatttcaaatttttgtatTAGAAGTTAACCAAATTaagaggtaaaaaaaaaaaaagacagatCGAAATGATGCAGCTTCATTGATCGACTTACTTCTACTTCTGCAGCTTTGATCCCCAATCTTAAACCTTGAAATTCGCGGCTCCAGATTGTTTGACAGCAAGATACTGCTTGTCCTGAGATCGTATCCGACCTCAGGCCACTCCTCCTGCAGATAACACATGCCTTCCACAACCCCCGTCAATATTTTCAACCTGTGATTCCATGGTGTATTGTTCGACTCCAATAGCCACATCTCAAGGTTCTCTCCTTCCATCCATTCGGTTACGATGGCTCTCAACCTTCTGTTGTTGCACCAACCCAATACACTAACCAAGTTCTTGTGGCGTAACCGAACGAGAACCTTGCACTCTTCGATCAAGTTTGGGTGGTTTTCACCTCGGTAGATCTCAATCCTGACTTCAGTGTCATCTCTCAGAGTTCCTCTATAGATATCAACTGCTTCACTCTTCCCCTTCAGATTTCTTCTCGAAAATCCATTTGTTGCTGCCTTGAGCATTGCTGGTGTAAACCGATACTTTCTGCGAAGCATTCTTGGGAGAAAATCAGGCCTCTGGAAACAAAGCCACCCCAAGCAACACACCATCAAGATCACAAAGATCGGAAAACCAACCAACAAGATTACAGCCTTGATCCTGAACTTTTTCTTATGGGGGAGGAGACCCGAATGGAGAAAACTCGAAGAATTGAACCGTTTAAAGAAGAGGGCATCAGAGATTTTACTCTCGGAGAAGTGATTATATGATAAATTAAGAGAAGTGAGGTTGGCAAGGGGAGAGAAGCTCTCTATTGGGACATCGCCGTAAAGGTCATTATGGCTCAAATCAAGAGCTTGGAGTTGTGTGCATTGAAGAACATCAATGGGAAAATTGCTCTCCAAGGAATTGTTGGACACATCAATAGTTAAGATGCTCAAAGGGCAATACTTCCAAAAGAAGTTGAATGACAAGTAGAGAGGCGCGATCTTTGGGCGGTTTTGAAGGTCTATTTTAGGGAATGATTCGACGCAGTTTGGATTCTTGGACTCGTTGCAGAGACGGCTTGCAACAATGGTGGACTTGAAAATCTCATGAAGGTCCACAGGTGAGGAACTGCAGTATCTGATAGATGGGTTGTGATGGCAGTTTTTCATTATCGTGGAGTTGAAATCATGAGgcggttttaaatttttaaggTCTTCTATGACAGACGCGGCGAGAGTTGTGT
This genomic interval from Malus domestica chromosome 05, GDT2T_hap1 contains the following:
- the LOC103454509 gene encoding putative leucine-rich repeat receptor-like serine/threonine-protein kinase At2g24130; the encoded protein is MASISATSLLLLLLLPISASIYTTLAASVIEDLKNLKPPHDFNSTIMKNCHHNPSIRYCSSSPVDLHEIFKSTIVASRLCNESKNPNCVESFPKIDLQNRPKIAPLYLSFNFFWKYCPLSILTIDVSNNSLESNFPIDVLQCTQLQALDLSHNDLYGDVPIESFSPLANLTSLNLSYNHFSESKISDALFFKRFNSSSFLHSGLLPHKKKFRIKAVILLVGFPIFVILMVCCLGWLCFQRPDFLPRMLRRKYRFTPAMLKAATNGFSRRNLKGKSEAVDIYRGTLRDDTEVRIEIYRGENHPNLIEECKVLVRLRHKNLVSVLGWCNNRRLRAIVTEWMEGENLEMWLLESNNTPWNHRLKILTGVVEGMCYLQEEWPEVGYDLRTSSILLSNNLEPRISRFKIGDQSCRSRKMYKLGVLLLEMLINRRPQEDFETGEAGFLEYIRMHYPGNLQKVIDQKLELTQNTFDQAEQAIGLGLMCTDVSSNQQLSLGQVFDIMSRAYQSCRVLASHSHERIHAERGRGHKRMQSR